The Aeromonas encheleia genomic sequence CCATCTGAACGGTGGGATCCTGACTGTGTTGACACAAGCAGAGTCCGCAGTTTCTTGTTCATCAGGAGAAATCTTTTATGGCCATGTTTATCAATACCAACACTTCATCATTGAACGCGCAGCGTAACTTGATGAACACCACCAAGTCGTTGGATACCTCGTACACCCGCCTGGCGTCCGGTCTGCGCATCAACAGCGCCAAGGACGATGCGGCGGGTCTGCAGATCTCCAACCGTCTGACCTCTCAGGTCAACGGCCTGGATCAGGGCAACCGCAACGCCAACGACGGCATCTCCCTGGCGCAGACCGCGGAAGGGGCCATGGATGAAGTGACCGGCATGCTGCAGCGCATGCGCACCCTGGCTCAGCAATCCGCCAACGGCTCCAACTCAGCCAAGGATCGCGAGGCCCTGCAAAAGGAAGTGGATCAGCTGGGATCGGAGATCAACCGCATCTCTACAGACACCACCTTCGCCGGCACCAAGTTGCTGGATGGCAACTACAGCGGCTCCTTCCAGGTGGGCGCCGATGCCAACCAGACCATCGGCTTTAGCCTGAATCAGTCTGCAGGCTTCAGTATCTCGGGCATTGCCGCTGCTGCGGGCACGTCAATCACGACCGCCACTGGCGGTACCGTGCTGGTGTCAGCTATTTTCGTTGGCGGCAGTGCAGGTGGCATTAACATTGCCACCCAGAGCGCGGCTCAAAACGTATTGGCTGCCGTCGATTCCATGCTGGGTGTGGTGGATGGCAAGCGTGCCGAGCTGGGTGCGGTGCAGAACCGGCTGGATTCGACCATTCGCAACCAGTCCAACATCTCGGAAAACGTCAGTGCCGCGCGCTCCCGTATCCGTGATGCAGACTTTGCGACTGAGACCGCCAATATGACCAAGCAGAATATTCTGCAACAGGCGGCCTCCAGCATCCTGGCCCAGGCCAACCAGCGTCCGCAGTCGGCCCTGTCGCTGCTGGGCTAAGCCGGTACCATCTTCAGCCACTGATATAAGGAGCAGCAGATGGCCAATGAATCGATAACCTTGCCTTCTGTTACTTCGACGCTCACTCAACATGGCGGCCCTCAGGCCGCCATGACTGTTTCTCCCGCATCAGGTGGGGATAACTCGGTCGAACAGGCAAGTGTCGAGCCGACAGCCAGGGTATCGCAGGATCCGCCGGCGCATATCAAATCCGCAGAGTCGCGTATAGATAAGGCCTATATAGAAAAACAGGCCCAAGAATTGCAAGAAAGATTGGATAGTTTGAGCAAGTTGAAGGGATGGACAATCAATTTCACTCTGGTCCCCGAACTCGAACAACCGGTGATCAAGGTGATAGACGCGGATACCAAGCAGGTTATTCGCCAGATCCCGAGTGAGGAAATGCTCTTGATGAACAAGAGGTTGCAGGCTATGGAGCAGGCGAGTGGCAATCTGGCCAGTCTCCCGGGACTGCTGTTCGATGGTCAGGTGTGACCCTATTTTTTAAGTTGATAGACAGGAGGATGTATGGCGATTACCTCTGCAGGGGCGGGTTCTGGACTCGATCTTGAAAGCGTGATTTCGGCGAGTGTGGCGGCGAAGAAAGCCCAGTTGCAGCAACCGATCATCACCAAACAAAACAGTACCAAGATCACCTTGTCTGGCATAGGCCAGCTCAAATCCTCTCTCTCCGCCTTCACCGACATCCTCGACAAACTGAGTGCCCCCGGCGCTTTCAACAAGCGCGCCATCAACATCACCCAAAGCAAGGACGATCCCGTGCTGAAGGTGGAGAGCAAGTCAGGCGCTTCCAACGGTCAATACAACATCACCGTCAACAAGTTGGCGCAGACGAGTCGTCAGGAAGGGACCTTCGACAGCTCAACCACCCCGATGGTCACTCAGGATGGTCAACTGACGTTCAAGGCCGGCGACAAGACCTTCAAGGTGGATGTGAAAGCTGGCGATACCTTGCAAGACATCCGCAAGAACATCAACAGCAATGGTGACAACTTTGGCCTCAGTGTCAACATCGTCAATACCGCCGATGGCAAGGCCAAGCTGATGATTGACTCCGGTGTATCGGGGGACGGCAAGGATCTGACCATCACCGGGAGTACCACCGAGCTCGAGATCTTCGATGCGAGGATTCCGGGTAGTGTCATGAGCGAGAAAGACCGGGCCAGCAGTGCCGAGATTGTCGTGGATGGCAACACCCTCAAGAGCGATACCAATACCTTTGACGACTCCGTCCAGGATCTCAAGATAACAGTGTTGCGTGTCTCGGACCTGGACAAAGACAGCACCACGCCGGGAGCACTGAAGTCAAACAAGGTCGATATCACGACCGACAAGACCTCTATTCAGGAACTTGTCCAGCAGTTCGTAGACGGTTACAACACCCTGCAAGACAGCATGGGCACCCTGGGCAAGCGTGGCACCTTCGTGGGGGGGGTGAAGCAGGATGATGGTGGCGCCCTGGCCGGTGATTCGACCACCCGAGCCATCGAATCTTTCATGAGTAATCTACTGGTCAGCCCTTCCCAGAACAGCGGTACCTATTCCACCATCTTCGAGATCGGCGTCAAGATGGATAACAAGGGCAAGCTGTCTCTCGACAAGACGAAGTTTGGCGAGGCCGTCGACAAGAACTTCGACCAGGTTGTAGCGCTGTTTGGTGGGGACAAGGGCCTGGCGGCCACCCTGAACACAGGGTTGAAAGAGTACACCAAGAGTGGCGGCATGCTGGCACAACGAGAAGATGTGTTGAATTCAGATTTACGCAGCCTCACTCAAAAAACGGCGACGGCCAGCGCGCAGCTGGCAAAATATGAAGCCTCTTTGCGAGCCCAATACGGCAGCCTGGATGCCCTGCTTGTTAAAATGAATAACTCGGCATCCGCCCTGACGTCGTTACAAATAAACAATAAGAATTGATTGAGCGTGATATTACGAGGACTCATGTTATGTACAACCGTAATCTGAAGGCATATAAGGCAACCAGCATCACGGCTGATTTGGCGGTTGCCGATCCTCACCGTGTCATTCAGCTCATGATGCAAGGCTTTCTCGAGCGACTGGCTCAGGCCAAGGGTGCCATTGAGCGGCATGATATGGAGGCAAAATCCATTGCAGTCTCCAAGGCGCAAGGGCTGTTGCATGGATTGCAGGATGCACTCGACATGAGCCAGGGCACCATGGCCGAAGATCTATATGGACTCTACTCCTATATGGATGAGCGTATCTGGGATGCCAGTCTGGCACGCGATAGCGCCCCCCTCGATGAGGTCATGGGGCTGATGGTGACAATCAAATCCGGTTGGGATCAACTGCCGGAGACAGAAAAGCAGCAAGGCTACCAAATGAGACAACAGCTGGGTGAGCTGTGAACGTCACGTCAGCCTCCCTCGATGAGGCATTGACGGAAAATGCCAGTTTAATGGAGGCGCTGTTGCAACAGCAGCGATACGACGAGGCGTTATTGTGCATGGATGAGCGTCTGGCCTTGATCGCTCGTCTGGCTCAATTGGCAAAAGATGATCCTCTGCAACAACAGGACATCGCCGCCTTGGCCACAAGCCTCTCCATTCAAGAAAAGCAGATGAAAGCCCTGGCCATCAGCCATCATCAAGCCGTTTTTAAACAGCTGACCCAGGTCGGGCGGGCCAACAAGGCCGGGCAAGCCTATCGAGTGAACAGCAAGGAGTTCTGATGTCCGTCAATATTGATACTGCCTTGGCAAAAGCCGAACAGGAGGCGCTGCGACTGCAACAACAGGCAGAGCAGGAAGTGGCCATGGCGGCGGCGTTACCGCTGCGCTTTGCGCAGAATATGGCGGCCTTTCGCCAATATATTCCCCATATTGCGGACATGTATGAAGCCTATCAACCCGCTCGTCCCTTCAGATTTTTCTGTAGTGAAAATGGCCAGCCCAATCTGGCCTGGCTCGATGATGACGTCGCCGTGTATGGCGCCGAGCCTTATCTCATCTGCGAGACCCTGGTTAAGGAGTTCATGGAGCGGGGGGGGCTGTCCAAGTTCTCCTTCAGCCAAGAGGCCAATCCACTGGGCTTCATGCATGTGGAATACCTCAACAAACTGAATGCTTATCTGGACGACATATCCACCAGGGAAGACATGTTGAGCCGGGTTCCCCTCGAGGTACCCAGCGCCCTTATCTTCGGGGTGGGTCTGGGTTACCACCTCGGCTATCTCTATGAGCGGTGCAAGATCGGTACTCTGTTCCTGTTTGAGCCGGATCTGGATCTCTTCTACGGGTCGCTATTCTGTTTTGATTGGGCACCGCTGCTGGCTTATTTGCATCAGGAAAACCTGGGGCTGCACATCCTGTTGGGACAGGATGAAGAGACCATAGTGAAGGACTTCTCGTCGGCCATTCATAGTCGTGGCTCTTTCCTTATCGCCAATGCCTTTATCATGTGGGGATATCAGAACGACAAGATAAGGAAACTGATAGAGAAGGTGCAGCAAGAATATTATATGTTGGTGATGGGATGGGGTTTCTTCGATGACAACCTGATTGCCTTGTCTCACACCATCAACAATATCGAACGTGCGGTCCCTTTTTTGAAACAAGACCAGAGGGTTGCGCCAGAATATCAACGGACCCCCGTCTTCATCATTGCCAATGGCCCTTCGCTGGATGAATCAATCGCGGTCATCAGGGAGAATAAAGACAAGGCCATCCTGATCTCGTGTGGCAGTGCCATTTCGGCGTTGCACAAGGTGGGCATCAAGCCGGATATTCACGTGGAAACCGAACGCACCAAGATAGTCTATGACTTCCTGGTCAACCTGAATGACCCTGAATATCTGCGGGATGTTTTATTCTTGAGTACGGATGTGATCCATCCTGATTGCGCGACACTCTTCAATCAATCGGCACTTGTCTTCAAGCTCAGTGAGCCAGGGGTGGTGCTCTATCGGAACTACTTCCCAGGCTGGCAAGCCTGTGCCGCCCTTGGCGGTGTCAACCCTCTGGTGGGCAATATCGGTGTCAGCGCGCCCACTCACCTCGGTTTCAAGAACCTTTATCTGTTCGGCCTGGATAATGGCTACAAGCACAAGGGACACCATCATTCGAAGCTCAGCTCCTATTACAACAATGAGGAAAATGCCGGGGCCCTTGGCGACCTGATGTATGGCGACAGCCAGTGGCGGCGTGAAGGGAACTTTGATGGCACCGTCATCAGCAACGCCATGTTTGACACCTCCCGCCGCGTGATAGAGCAGGTATTGGCTGCGAATGAAGATGTTCGATGCTTCAACTGCAGCGATGGTGCCAAGATTGAGCACGCCAGAGCCTTGCCGAGTGCAGAAATAAGCCTGCTCCATCGGGTCGACAAGCCTGCGCTGCTCGAGGAGATCGCCGGGCTCTGCGCCCCCATTCCCTTGTCAAAGCAGGATTTTGAACCCTTGCTGGATATCGAGTTCTTCAATATCCTCATCGACAAGATGATGGCCGAATGGCAACAGGACTTCAGGTCTCGTAATGAGTTGAATCAGCTGATGCTGCGTAACTTTGGCTATCTCTCCCAGATCGCCGCCACCCGGCAGCAACATATTTCCCAGACCATGGTCGGGTCGATGAATTATGTGTTCACCCTGTTGAGCTCCATTCTCTATTCATTCGAGGGTGAAGAGGAGACGCTGGTGCTGATGAAACCCGCCATCGATCTCTGGCTGGAGTTTTTAGCCAAGGCGAGGGAGATGTATCCAAGGGCACTCGACAGCGTCGACATGATTGATAACGAAGTGATGGCACTGTTCCGGAAATAAGAGCCGAAGCATTCAGAAAGTAAGAGCAGAAAATGAAAATACCGACCCTAGGGTCGGTATTTTTATCTCTTGGGGTAGGGGTTCTGCGCCGCGAGCAGCCTCGCATCCTTTCGCAATATCTGTACCGAGATCAGCGCATCTGGCTCCAGTTCGGCGCCGCCATCGTGATGCTGCACGTGTTCGAACAGACGATGGTAGCCAGGGTGCCAGCCAAACAGCTCCCCGTAGTTCATCTTGTAGCTGAAGAGATTGGCGTGATGCTGGTAGTCGTTGCGATAGTGGCCCGCCGGAGGATTGAAATCCATGATGGTCATCAGACCCCGATCGGCCAGCAGGGCATCGCTGCCGGCGGCAATCTTGAACAGATCCTGTGGGTCGCACAGGTAGAGGCAGAAGCCGAAGATGATGAGATCGACGGCTTCTATCTCGGGCAGACAATCGGCGGTCCCTACGGAGAGATGCAACCCTGGATAGCGAGAGAGCCCATCCTGGATGGCACTTGCCGACGGATCCACCCCATAGCAGCGGGCACCATAATGCTCGGCCAGCTGCGCCAGTCGCCAGCCATTGGCGCAGCCTATCTCCAGGATCCGGGCGGGTTTGACCGCCAGATAGTGCAGCGCCTTGAAGATGGGATCGTTGGCCAGCGACTTGCCGAGAATGGCGGTCTTGTTGCGCTCATACCACTCGTTCCCTTCCTGCGCCAGGAAGACGTTCTTCTGTTGCATAGAATGATCCAT encodes the following:
- a CDS encoding flagellin N-terminal helical domain-containing protein — encoded protein: MAMFINTNTSSLNAQRNLMNTTKSLDTSYTRLASGLRINSAKDDAAGLQISNRLTSQVNGLDQGNRNANDGISLAQTAEGAMDEVTGMLQRMRTLAQQSANGSNSAKDREALQKEVDQLGSEINRISTDTTFAGTKLLDGNYSGSFQVGADANQTIGFSLNQSAGFSISGIAAAAGTSITTATGGTVLVSAIFVGGSAGGINIATQSAAQNVLAAVDSMLGVVDGKRAELGAVQNRLDSTIRNQSNISENVSAARSRIRDADFATETANMTKQNILQQAASSILAQANQRPQSALSLLG
- a CDS encoding flagellar protein FlaG encodes the protein MANESITLPSVTSTLTQHGGPQAAMTVSPASGGDNSVEQASVEPTARVSQDPPAHIKSAESRIDKAYIEKQAQELQERLDSLSKLKGWTINFTLVPELEQPVIKVIDADTKQVIRQIPSEEMLLMNKRLQAMEQASGNLASLPGLLFDGQV
- the fliD gene encoding flagellar filament capping protein FliD, encoding MAITSAGAGSGLDLESVISASVAAKKAQLQQPIITKQNSTKITLSGIGQLKSSLSAFTDILDKLSAPGAFNKRAINITQSKDDPVLKVESKSGASNGQYNITVNKLAQTSRQEGTFDSSTTPMVTQDGQLTFKAGDKTFKVDVKAGDTLQDIRKNINSNGDNFGLSVNIVNTADGKAKLMIDSGVSGDGKDLTITGSTTELEIFDARIPGSVMSEKDRASSAEIVVDGNTLKSDTNTFDDSVQDLKITVLRVSDLDKDSTTPGALKSNKVDITTDKTSIQELVQQFVDGYNTLQDSMGTLGKRGTFVGGVKQDDGGALAGDSTTRAIESFMSNLLVSPSQNSGTYSTIFEIGVKMDNKGKLSLDKTKFGEAVDKNFDQVVALFGGDKGLAATLNTGLKEYTKSGGMLAQREDVLNSDLRSLTQKTATASAQLAKYEASLRAQYGSLDALLVKMNNSASALTSLQINNKN
- the fliS gene encoding flagellar export chaperone FliS — translated: MYNRNLKAYKATSITADLAVADPHRVIQLMMQGFLERLAQAKGAIERHDMEAKSIAVSKAQGLLHGLQDALDMSQGTMAEDLYGLYSYMDERIWDASLARDSAPLDEVMGLMVTIKSGWDQLPETEKQQGYQMRQQLGEL
- a CDS encoding motility associated factor glycosyltransferase family protein — protein: MSVNIDTALAKAEQEALRLQQQAEQEVAMAAALPLRFAQNMAAFRQYIPHIADMYEAYQPARPFRFFCSENGQPNLAWLDDDVAVYGAEPYLICETLVKEFMERGGLSKFSFSQEANPLGFMHVEYLNKLNAYLDDISTREDMLSRVPLEVPSALIFGVGLGYHLGYLYERCKIGTLFLFEPDLDLFYGSLFCFDWAPLLAYLHQENLGLHILLGQDEETIVKDFSSAIHSRGSFLIANAFIMWGYQNDKIRKLIEKVQQEYYMLVMGWGFFDDNLIALSHTINNIERAVPFLKQDQRVAPEYQRTPVFIIANGPSLDESIAVIRENKDKAILISCGSAISALHKVGIKPDIHVETERTKIVYDFLVNLNDPEYLRDVLFLSTDVIHPDCATLFNQSALVFKLSEPGVVLYRNYFPGWQACAALGGVNPLVGNIGVSAPTHLGFKNLYLFGLDNGYKHKGHHHSKLSSYYNNEENAGALGDLMYGDSQWRREGNFDGTVISNAMFDTSRRVIEQVLAANEDVRCFNCSDGAKIEHARALPSAEISLLHRVDKPALLEEIAGLCAPIPLSKQDFEPLLDIEFFNILIDKMMAEWQQDFRSRNELNQLMLRNFGYLSQIAATRQQHISQTMVGSMNYVFTLLSSILYSFEGEEETLVLMKPAIDLWLEFLAKAREMYPRALDSVDMIDNEVMALFRK
- a CDS encoding class I SAM-dependent methyltransferase, encoding MQQKNVFLAQEGNEWYERNKTAILGKSLANDPIFKALHYLAVKPARILEIGCANGWRLAQLAEHYGARCYGVDPSASAIQDGLSRYPGLHLSVGTADCLPEIEAVDLIIFGFCLYLCDPQDLFKIAAGSDALLADRGLMTIMDFNPPAGHYRNDYQHHANLFSYKMNYGELFGWHPGYHRLFEHVQHHDGGAELEPDALISVQILRKDARLLAAQNPYPKR